The sequence below is a genomic window from Blastococcus sp. Marseille-P5729.
CTGCGGCTCGGCGGCGTGGCCGCAGGGGACGCCCCACGCCAGGTCGGGCGCGGCGACGCGGATGCCGGGGTCGGCCGCGATCGCGGGCAGCCCCGTGGCGCGCACGGCCTCACGTGCCTTCAGCAGCGCATTGTCCTCGAAGGT
It includes:
- a CDS encoding non-canonical purine NTP pyrophosphatase; its protein translation is TFEDNALLKAREAVRATGLPAIAADPGIRVAAPDLAWGVPCGHAAEPQRALPVIPATASADPAAAGARPRRAPGHDPQGRGGGPRGGGPPRR